Proteins from a genomic interval of Desulfotomaculum sp.:
- a CDS encoding DNA-binding protein translates to MAPIEKLYSPEEAALVLGVNIRTITKWLREGKLTGSKLGKVWRIEEQALKDFINANKI, encoded by the coding sequence ATGGCACCAATAGAAAAATTGTATTCACCCGAAGAGGCGGCGCTAGTTCTTGGAGTGAATATCAGGACCATAACGAAATGGTTAAGGGAGGGAAAGCTAACCGGAAGTAAATTAGGCAAAGTATGGCGCATAGAGGAACAAGCATTAAAGGATTTTATTAATGCAAATAAAATTTAA